TCCGCGCCCTCGACGAGTACGCGCGGGGGGAAGCTCACGGTGACCGGCAGGCTGACGTTCACCGGCGCGGCGCTGTCGACGCCCCAGACGGTGCGGGTGGTGAAGCGGGACCTTGCCGGCACCCACACCCTGCCCAGCGTCACCACCACGTCGACCGGGATGTTCTCCTTCTCCGACACGCCTTTGATCGGCGGGGCCAACACCTACGAGGTCAGCTTCGCCGGCGACGCCGGCCACGCGGGATCGAGTGGGTTCGGCACGGTGCAGGTCTCCCGCGCCGTCACGGCCCTCAATCTGACCGTCAGCAAGACGACCACCAGCACCGGCCGGACCGCAACGGTGACCGCCCAGCTCGGCACCACCTACAACAGCCGTACGGTCTGCCTGTACGCGCAGCCCTCCGGTGCCACCCAGACGCCGCTCGCGTGCGGGCCGGTGAACTCGTCCGGCAGGCTCGTCGTCAGTTACCCGATCTCGCGAATGACGACCTTCAGCGCGCGGTTTGCCGGAGATTACCGGTACGCGCCCGCGTCCGTTTCGCGGCTGGTCTACCCCTGACCAGGGGGTCGAGTCGGGCCTGATCGATGGGTCTGGATTAGCGTACGGCCGGGTGGGATCGTAGTGGCATGCTCACTCCCCGTCAGGAGACCGTCACTCCCCTCCGGCACCCGTTCCATGTCGACGACGACGGCGTCAACCGGCCGCCCGGCCCGGACAAGCACCCGTACTACGGGCACTTCGCGGCCACCGGTTCCGGGGTGGTGCCGGTGGTCCGCCAGGTCAACGGCGAGTCCGTCTCCGCCCTGCTGATCTGCCGGTACGCGGACGTCAAGGCGGTGCTACGCCGGCAGGACGTCTTCTCCCGGGCCGCCGCGACGACGGCCGACGCGATCGACGTGACCGGGACGATGCTCGGGATGGACGGGGCCGAGCACGCCCGGGTCCGGGGGACGGTCAAGGATCTCTTCACCCGGCCGGCGGTGGCCCGCCTGCGCGGCCGGGTCGAGGCCGAGGCGGCCGCGCAGCTCGCCGCGCTCCTCGCCCGGGGCAACCGGGCCGACCTGCTCCGGGACTTCGCGATCCCGTTCACCCTGCACGTCATCTGCGACCTGCTCGGCCTCCCTCATCAGGACTGGGCGAGGTTCCGTAGGTGGGGCGACCTGTTCCTGGCCGACAGCGAGCTGACCCGGGACGAGGCCGCCCGCTCGACCCAGGAGATGGGCGCGTACCTGTGGGAACAGCTCGAAAATCGGCGGGGTTGCCCGGCCGGTGACATGCTGACGCGGATCGCCGGGACCACCGCCGACCAGCCGGTGGACGTCCAGATCAAGCTGCCGATCTCGCTGGTGGTGGGGGGCTGGGAGACCGCCGCCAACTCGATCGCCACCTTCGTCCACGTCCTCCGCACCCGCCCCTATCGGGGGTACGGGTCCGGATGGGAGTACCTCGTCGACCATCCGGAGAAGTTGGACTCTGCGATCAACGAGTTGGAGCGGCTGCACTCCATCTCGAACGCCGACGACCTGCCACGCCGGGTCCTGGCCGACGTGAAACTGCCGAGCGGCGTACGGCTCACCGCCGGGGACGTGGTGATCCCCTCGCACGACGCCGCCAACCGGGACCCCCGGGTGTTCCCCGACCCGGAGCGGATGGACTTCGACCGTGACCCCAACCCGCACCTCTCCTTCGGGTACGGCCCGCACTACTGCGTCGGGGCGCATCTGGGCGCGCTGGAGGTGCGGACGGCGATCGGACTGCTTCTACGTGAGCTGCCCGGGCTCCGGCTCGCCGTGCCCGCCGACGAGGTGCGGTGGAAGGCGGGACACGCGGTCCTCGGTCCGCAGGAGTTGCCGGTCGAGTGGTGACGTGACGCGGCGGGGTCACCGTCGGGTCAGCAGGGGCCGTACCCCTCGGCGAAGAGACGCTGCGCGTACTCGGCGTAGCCGGCGATCGTCTTGCGGACCGTCCGTCCGTCGTGGAGGAAGAGGTACGCGCGGTCGCCCCGCTGGGCGAGCAGCCCGTCGAGGCGGTACGTCCCCTTCGGAGCGCCGAGCCGGGCCAGCGACGGGAAGTGGGCGGGCAGGTCGTCGACCGGCGTGCCGACGGTGACTCCCTCCGGAGTCCGAACAGGAGCACTGACCCAGAGCAGCACGAGCCGGTCGTCGTAGAAGATCGGGCTGGCCGTCTCGTGCCCGACCAGCGTGGGGCCGCAGGACTCGGCGGCCTCCTGGAGGATGCCCCGTTCGGCCAGTTCCCGCTGGCTGTCGCCGAACTCGGCACCGGCGAGTCCGTTGAGGTCGATCACCTCGTCGACGGTCGGCCCGATCGGGTCTGCCGGCACGATTGGCGAATGTGGACGCACGCCGCTGCCGGCCACCGAGGCAGCCGTCAACAACGTCGCAATGAACAAGAATTGCCGCAGATTCATCAAATCCCCCACTCCCCAACGGCGTCGGGCCAGCGAGGTTGCTGGTTTACGGCGTTTTGCCGGTATTCCCACTCTTCGGCGAGGTCGTCCCAGTAGTCGGCGGAGAGGCGGCGTCGCCCGTGGGCCAGCCAGCCCTCGGTGCTGCCCTCCAGGTGGAGTCCCAGCTCGGCGAAGGGATCGATCCAGCCGCCGGGCTCCACGCCGATCCGGACCAGCGCGGTGTTGATCGGCCACTCGGCGCGGGGCCGGTCGAGTGCGGCATCGAAGCACGGCCCCCAGGCCACCGTCCCGGCCAACCACACCACCGCCGCCTGGTGCCCGCTCCCGCCGGAGAAATCCGCCTCCAGGTACGCCATCGGGCCCTGCCGTGACCAGCCGGCGAACACCCCGGCCAGCGCGGTCGAGAGCACCAGACGGAACGGCTGCTGCTGGTTCAGTTCCTCGACGGTGAAGTCGGGCAGCGCACCGGTCAGTTCCTCCACCAGTTGCGGGGTGACCGGCAGCAGGGCGAAGTCCTGCCGGAGCGCGGCGAGTACGGCGTGGTCCAGATCGGCGGTCTGCTCCATGAGCAGGTCGACGTCGGCGACGACCGCGCTGAGCTGGTAGCTCATGCGGCACGGCGGATGGCCAGCCCGGAGGCGTCGATGATCACGTCGTCAGTAAACCGTATTCCGGCGTACCCGATGACCCAGAGTGACGCCGGACGGGCGCTTCTGCCCTGCGGCGCTGTCGGTGGCGCGGCTCCGCCGGACCGGGCCGCAACGCAGCTCGGACCGGGCAGCCCGGTCAGCCGGCGAGCGCCTGGTCGTCGGCGCTGAAGTCGGCCGAGGCATCGGTCGGCGGATGGTCCAGGTGCCAGCGCACCGAACGGGCGACCGCTGTGGTCGGGTCCGTCGGCTGCCAGCCCAGCGCCCGGAGGGCCTTGCCGTTGTCGACCAGTACGTGCTGGGCCAGCCGCCGGGTCAGCCACAGGTCCTCCGGCACCCGCTCGTCCGGCACCCGGACCAGTTCGGCGTCGTGCCCGGCCGCGTTCAGGATCAGCCGCAGCCAGCCCCGCACCGGGTACGTCACCGACTCGCCCAGGTTGAACACCTCCCCGCTGGCGGCGGCCGGCTGGTCGAGGGCGGCGAGCACCGCGCTGGCCGCGTCGTCGACGTGCAGACGGGTGAGGAGCGCGTCGCCCGCGCCGACCGGAATCCGGGTCCGCCCTGCCCGGACCCGCCGCAGCACGAACTCCTCCCGGCGCTGCTGGTCGTGCCGGCCGTAGACCATGCCGAGGCGGAGCACGCTGCCACCCCGGGCCAGGTACGCCGGCTCGACATCGAGCTTGTCGTAGTCGTCCAGCCCCACACCCCGCCCTTGGTACGGGCGACGCCCCTGACGTAGCGGCGCGTTCTCGGTGAGCGGTACCGGCAGCGGGGTGTCATCGTCGGCGAGGAGCAGTTCCCACGCCCGGTAGACGTCGACGCTGGAGAGCAGCACCAGCGGCACGTCGGGCAGGTGCGGCAGGACGGCGTCGGCGTCCGCGCGGGTCAACGCGTACGAGTCGACGACGGCGTCCGGGCCGAACCCGCGTACCCGGTCGGCGACCTCGGCGAAGTCGCGTCGGTCGACGTGCAGGTGCGCACAGCGGGGGAGGTCGTCGGGCTCGGTCCGACCGCGGTGGACCACCACGACCTCGTCGCCCCGTTCGACCAGCCGCTCGACCACCCGCCGCCCGATGAACTCCGTACCACCCAACACCACGACCCGCATCACCGGTTTCCTCCAGATCGACCCGACAAGCGGCTCATCTCTTCCCGCGGGCGATGAGTGCCTGGATGCCGTCGAGGAGCAGATCGAGCCCGAAGGTGAAGTCGGCGTCGTCGACCCACTCCTCGGAGACGCCGAACGCGTTCGCGCGTACGGCGGCGGTCAGCTCCGGGTAACCGTCCGGGTCGAGAACCTGGCCGAGGACGTCGCGGTACTCGGCCAGCCCCACCGTCGAGTCGGTGGCGTCGGTCGTGCGGTTCAGGGCGTGGGCCAGGGCTGCCTGCCCGATGGCGTAGCCCGAGAGGGTGGCCGCGATGCTGAGCCGCTCGCCGTAGCCGAGTCCGGTGTCGGCAAGTGCGGCGATTGCGCGGTCGGCCCACCGCAGCGACCGAGGCCCGGCGGGCGGAGTGTGCTGGCCGAGTGCCAGCAACCAGGGCCGGCTGAGGAGGAAGTCCCGGTTGGCCCGGGTCCAGTCGGCCAGGTAGGTACGCCAGCCCTGATCGTGGAGCGCTGGTGGTTCGGGCAAGGCGGCGTCCGCCATCACGGTCAGCAGTTGGTCCTTGCTGCCGACGTAGCGGTACAGGGACATTGTCGCCATCCCGACTTCGGCGGCGACGCTGCTCATCTTCACCCCCTCCAGACCGTCGCGGTCGGCGATCCGAATCGCGGCGTCGACGATTGTTCCCAGGTCAAGGCTGGGTCGGGGGCCGTATCTCGGGCTGGCCTCGCGGCCCCACATTCGGGCCACCACGGGGGGAAGTCTGTGTTCCGTCACGTTCAACTCCTCGCTTCCACCCCCAGGGGCCTTGTGCTCACCCTAAGTCTTGACGACTCTGTATCACGTACACTGTGCGGGATACAGAGACCACCGGAGGTGGATTGTGACTACACCGAATCCAGTCAGACGTCTTCTCGACGTCGACGCGGTCCGAGGCTTCGCGCTGCTCGGGATCTTCGTCGTCAACGTCACCTTCATGGCCTCCGGCTATCCGGTGAACCTGGTGACCGACCCCGACTTCGACTCGGGGCTGGACGATGCCGTCCGCACGCTCTCCTCCGTCTTCGTCGACATGAAGTTCTACGTGCTCTTCTCGTTCCTCTTCGGGTACAGCTTCACCCTCCAGATGGCGGCGGCGAGCCGGGCCGGCGCAGCCTTCCCGGCACGGATGCTCCGCCGGATCGGTGGCCTCTTCGTCCTCGGTGCCCTGCACGCCGTCTTCCTCAACGGCGGCGACATCCTCACCACGTACGCCGTGGCGTGTCTCGCGCTGCTCCTGCTGCGGAACGTGAAGGACCGTACGGCGATCCGGATCGCGGTGGGCCTCTACGCCCTCGTGCTGGTCGGCCTGGTCGCGAGTGCGCTCTTCGTGGACCGTTCGACGTTCCTGCCCGGCGAGGCCGAGGCGCTGGCCAACGGCGAGGAGGCGACGCGGGCGCTGCTCGGCGGCTGGGAGTCGAACATCGAGGAGCGCATCGCGAATCTGCCGCTGCTGCTCACCCAGGCAGTGGCCCTGCAAGGCCCGACCGCGCTGGGCCTGTTCCTGCTCGGTATGGTCGCCGGCCGCCAGCAGTGGCTGGGCCGGATCTCCGGCAGCGAGCCGGTGCTGCGCCGGATCCAGTGGATTGGCTTCCCGGTCGGGCTGCTCGGGTCGATCGTCTACGCCGCCAGCGGCGGTAACGGCAACACCCTAGGGGTGGCGGCGAGCGTCGCGACAGCTCCGCTGCTGGCCGCCGCGTACGTGGCGACGCTGCTGCGGGTCATGCACGGTGCGCGTACGGCGGCGGTCCGGGCCGCGCTCGCCCCGGCCGGGCGGATGGCCCTCACCAACTACCTGGGCCAGTCGGTGGCCTGCCTGCTCACCTTCACCGGCATCGGGTTCGGGCTCGCCGGCACGTTCTCCCCGCCGGCACTCTTCGCCTTCGCCCTGGCCGTGTTCGGGGCCCAACTGGTGGTGAGCGCGCTCTGGCTGCGCTGGTTCCGCTACGGCCCGGTCGAGTGGGCGCTGCGCTGGCTCACCAACGCCCGCCGCCCGGCCCTCGTCGTTCCGCCCGCCGGTCCGGGAGGGAAGACCGTGCCGTCGCACGTCGATTCTGGCCACGCCGATGCCGTACCCCCGGTGGACCAGTCCGGCATCGGGCTCCGCCAGCCCGAACCGCGCTGACGGGGAGTCTGTATCGCGGGGGGATGTCTGCTCGCCAGCCGCTGGCGAGGGGGCATGATCGACTCGATTTTGGCGAAACGGGGGTATCCGCGACCTCGGGTTACACCGATTTTGCCGAAATCGAGTGGATCAGCTTGGGTCGGTGCTCCCGGATCCAGCGTTCGGGCGCCGCCGGCTGTGGAGGCGGCACACCGCGTCCCGTGCTACCCGCTGGCGTAGATGCCCTGGAGCGTCTCGTGAATGCGCGGGGCAAACTGACTGGGACGTACCTGGTCGGCCGGCAGACGCCCCACGCCCGCGTTCACCAGGGACTCGATCTGCGGGCCGGTGTATCCCGACGGGAGCTTGAGGAACCACCGCCACCCGGTCGGGCGGCTGGGTATCCCCGCGTCGCTCAGGTACTCGTTGATGAAGTCGTCGATGATCTGCTGGTCCTCCGCCGAGCGTGGGACGGTCCTCTTCCGCGTCCCGCTTCGGTCGGTGCACACCTCGGTGCACACCTCGGTGACCACATGGGGGAGACGGTCGGGGCATCGCACCATTCGGTCGACGCCGCTGAGCCAACCAATGATGGCACCCCACCCGTTCTCGGTCAGCTCGTAGTAGCCGTCGCCGGGCGGGTCATCCCGGGTGGGCACGTCGTCCCAGACGGGCATGGCGGTGGCCGGCTGGTCGTTGGACACGGGACGCCTCCACGCTGCGGGATGCCGGCGATACCGCTGGCCACATCCCGCATTTTCGCAGCTCAGGCGCTAGCTGCGGGAACTTGCGGCAGGGCGCCAGTGGTTGGTGCCCGGCAGGCAGAGCGC
The nucleotide sequence above comes from Micromonospora pallida. Encoded proteins:
- a CDS encoding TetR/AcrR family transcriptional regulator, with product MTEHRLPPVVARMWGREASPRYGPRPSLDLGTIVDAAIRIADRDGLEGVKMSSVAAEVGMATMSLYRYVGSKDQLLTVMADAALPEPPALHDQGWRTYLADWTRANRDFLLSRPWLLALGQHTPPAGPRSLRWADRAIAALADTGLGYGERLSIAATLSGYAIGQAALAHALNRTTDATDSTVGLAEYRDVLGQVLDPDGYPELTAAVRANAFGVSEEWVDDADFTFGLDLLLDGIQALIARGKR
- a CDS encoding cytochrome P450 — protein: MLTPRQETVTPLRHPFHVDDDGVNRPPGPDKHPYYGHFAATGSGVVPVVRQVNGESVSALLICRYADVKAVLRRQDVFSRAAATTADAIDVTGTMLGMDGAEHARVRGTVKDLFTRPAVARLRGRVEAEAAAQLAALLARGNRADLLRDFAIPFTLHVICDLLGLPHQDWARFRRWGDLFLADSELTRDEAARSTQEMGAYLWEQLENRRGCPAGDMLTRIAGTTADQPVDVQIKLPISLVVGGWETAANSIATFVHVLRTRPYRGYGSGWEYLVDHPEKLDSAINELERLHSISNADDLPRRVLADVKLPSGVRLTAGDVVIPSHDAANRDPRVFPDPERMDFDRDPNPHLSFGYGPHYCVGAHLGALEVRTAIGLLLRELPGLRLAVPADEVRWKAGHAVLGPQELPVEW
- a CDS encoding DUF5956 family protein, which gives rise to MSNDQPATAMPVWDDVPTRDDPPGDGYYELTENGWGAIIGWLSGVDRMVRCPDRLPHVVTEVCTEVCTDRSGTRKRTVPRSAEDQQIIDDFINEYLSDAGIPSRPTGWRWFLKLPSGYTGPQIESLVNAGVGRLPADQVRPSQFAPRIHETLQGIYASG
- a CDS encoding NAD-dependent epimerase/dehydratase family protein; the protein is MRVVVLGGTEFIGRRVVERLVERGDEVVVVHRGRTEPDDLPRCAHLHVDRRDFAEVADRVRGFGPDAVVDSYALTRADADAVLPHLPDVPLVLLSSVDVYRAWELLLADDDTPLPVPLTENAPLRQGRRPYQGRGVGLDDYDKLDVEPAYLARGGSVLRLGMVYGRHDQQRREEFVLRRVRAGRTRIPVGAGDALLTRLHVDDAASAVLAALDQPAAASGEVFNLGESVTYPVRGWLRLILNAAGHDAELVRVPDERVPEDLWLTRRLAQHVLVDNGKALRALGWQPTDPTTAVARSVRWHLDHPPTDASADFSADDQALAG
- a CDS encoding DUF418 domain-containing protein, which codes for MTTPNPVRRLLDVDAVRGFALLGIFVVNVTFMASGYPVNLVTDPDFDSGLDDAVRTLSSVFVDMKFYVLFSFLFGYSFTLQMAAASRAGAAFPARMLRRIGGLFVLGALHAVFLNGGDILTTYAVACLALLLLRNVKDRTAIRIAVGLYALVLVGLVASALFVDRSTFLPGEAEALANGEEATRALLGGWESNIEERIANLPLLLTQAVALQGPTALGLFLLGMVAGRQQWLGRISGSEPVLRRIQWIGFPVGLLGSIVYAASGGNGNTLGVAASVATAPLLAAAYVATLLRVMHGARTAAVRAALAPAGRMALTNYLGQSVACLLTFTGIGFGLAGTFSPPALFAFALAVFGAQLVVSALWLRWFRYGPVEWALRWLTNARRPALVVPPAGPGGKTVPSHVDSGHADAVPPVDQSGIGLRQPEPR